GTAGAGACTGTTATTCCTCGTATGCTTGTGTCTTATACAGGATTCGATAAAATTTTATCAAGCGTAATCTGTTAAGAGTCGGTATTGTAACGCCAGGATTTCTGTGCAGAAATCCAATTTTGTAACTTCCCTATGCATTAGGATAGTTTTAAGGTGAAGCTGAAACAGAATTTTAGGTTTCTGTTACTGGTGCACCcctttttttttagtttctgTATAGTTTCTGACATAAACCCATGAGAGCTTATTTTGGGTTAATCTTCTGTCTGTAAATGCTCTCAAGTGGAAATGAATGTTATCTATAATATTTACTGGTAATTTTTCACCACATTTTGTTAGCCGTCCCGGACGCCCCCTCCTCCTCCCCTCTCTTTCTTGAGCAGGTACCATGTTTGAGGAAATGATTGCAGCATTTGCAAGTAATCACAAACAAAGCAAAAACAAGATGAACTAATTCAAAGTGACTAGAGAGATGAAAGTATGAACAACTGAACAAGTAAGAAATTCTACAATTATGGCTCTTTGATATACAAAGGGGTAAAAAACCAATGATGCCCTATGCATGAAGGTGAAGGAAAGCAAAGAACATTTGTAATTAAATCTTTTATGTCACAAAAGTAATCCATTGCTTTCTACAAGAACCATGCAGTTGTTCCTCTCTTCACATTTTGTGCTGATGTTAAGATTCTTATCATAAGCACATAGAAGTACTTTTCCCATGTATAAAAACCGGAATAATATTATACTCCCTGCTGTGAGCTGTCTGCCTGTCTTTGAGCAATtcatattttcctttttttatccTTTCGTTTTAAAATTGCAACAATTGTCTAAAAAGAATGTTCGAAAACAATTGCAATATTTGACATCAAATTGTAATAAACTAACTTTATAGTAGCGCAAAAGGCCTCAAGGCTCTCAATCAGGGTGCGCTCTCCTTAACTTATATTGTAGCCCCGTCTTGCAATTTATCCCTCTTCTCCTCGTGTGAGAGGGTGTTAACGGGCCGAGTTGAGATcctattaaatattaattaataaacatGTTTAACAAACTTTCCAGGTTTTATATGTTAAAAACAAAATTTCTACAGTATTTATGTACAAAAActattttatacggagtaaaaaATATCAGTACTATAAAACTCGCGTTCATCCATGACTTTTCGAGCCGAGCTTTTTGATAGTTTAGGCTTGGCTTTGTAAGATCTCGAGTAGAATCCGAACTCGAGTCAAGTCTGCTCGAGTTGTAGACTTAAATCAAGCTTTATCCGACCCTAACTCGAATAGTTCACGAGCAAGATCGGCTCGATCACACTCATACTCACGTGTGCCTTTTACATTGTGACATGCACAAACATATTCTTTCCTTTCATAACAGTATAACACTCACTTAACACCAAATTCTCTCCCATATTTATTTTCCAAAgtatctttttctttctttctctctctctcacttTTTTCCCCCTTCCAAAAACCTGTTTTCCAACTCTAAAAAAAGCCCTCCACAAATCCCATCAAACAAGAAAAAGCCTCTTAAAATGGCTTTTTCTTCATCATCTTCATACTCTGTATTTTTGTGCACAATTCTAACACTTAGCTTACATTTTAGACCAAATTCATCAGCTTTGTTAGTGAAATTAAGTCACCATTATAGAAATCACCACAAACTACAAAGCGAAAACCCAATAGTTCAAACTAACCAAACATATTCATGCAATCTTTTTGTAGGAAGTTGGGTTTATGATATTTCTTACCCTATTTATCAATTTTCTCATTGCCCTTTCATTGACCCTGAATTTAATTGCAAATTATATGGCCGTCCTGACTCTAATTACCTCAAGTACCGCTGGAAACCCGCCACTTGTGACCTTCCTAGGTAAGTCCAGATTGATTTTATTTGAACTAGTAATGACACctgaatcaatttttttattaacttaTTGTTTACTGGGGATTTCAGGTTTAATGGGGTTGAGTTTTTGGAGAGGATGAGAGAAAGAACAGTGATGTTTGTAGGAGATTCATTAGGGAGAAATCAATGGGAGTCTTTGATTTGTATGATTTCATCTGCATTGCCAAGATCATCTCCTACCCACATTATCAAAGGGGACCCACTTACCACCTTTAAGTTCCTGGTAAGCATTTTTATTAACAAATTCAATTACTCCTATATTTttgttgtgtttttgtttttattttctgcTTGAATGAGGCACAAGGGCATAATTTATTGTGTTTATGATTGTTGTTATAATACCAAGGAGTTGGCTCAAGTGATAAGCAGCTTGATGCCGCTTAAgggaggtctcgggttcgagcctcgcCGTATGCAGAAATTCTTGTTGGGAGACTCACCCACCATAAGCAAGGTGTGCGACCCAGGTCGGACCCAGATGTAGTCGGAGCTAAGGTCCGGTGAACCGGGTATGCTatgcataaaaaaaaatgattgttGTTGTTATAATGTTATGTGATGAATGAAAATATACTGGAAAGCAAAAAACACTCCTTTAAGTTAAAAGTGGAAACATTAACTTTATTTGAACGTTAATTACACCGATCAATGCATAATTTTCACACGATTTCAACTTAGAAAATACGGTTAAATGCTTATTTTGCTACCCTTGTTTCATACCGAAGATTTGGATGTAtagttttaaaatttatttttgtattgCATTATTGCAACATGAAGTgtaattgaaattattatgtACAAATTTGGAACAAACTTCAAAAAATTTGTATGCTGGATGGAATGGAAGTCAAATATTTCTGAGAACAGTTGGGTCCAGTTTGAGAGTTCTGTTTTATGGAGGCTTGTGAAATCTGATCATGAAAAGAACAAGATTTTAAACTTTTTGACGTGATGCTTCTTCAATTATCAAATTTTCTTCATTTTAAGGCCCCACTACACTGATAACCTATTTGTTTTTTTGGCATGGATTACGAAAAGGTTATGGaggaataatttaaaatacggactACTTCGTATTATCTTaactaaatctttttcatgttATTGGTCATTTAAAATATCAGAGCATTATTAATCAAAAATATGTTGTACATAACTCCATAGTCTAAAAAGTTGCATGCCAAAATCAACTGACTGGAATAAACTtaaaaaatgaagaaaatagGATGGTTGAGCTTTGTGCAATTGTGCTACGAGTCAAACATGGAACATTGGAGTAACATGTTCTTTCTCCAAGGTTTATGTTGGAAGTCCCACAATTCAAACATATTCCATAAATTATCCAATCTTctaatattgtttattttatgggTTTGCTTAATTTAAGGAGACAGTAATTTTAAGATtataaatataaaagttaattagaAATGGGGGTGTTTTTGATGCAGGATTATGGAGTGACAATATCATATTATAAAGCAACATATTTAGTGGACATAGATATTGTTCAAGGCAAACGAATATTAAAGCTTGATGAGATTTCAGGCAATGGCAATGCTTGGCGTGGTGTTGATGTCCTCATTTTTAATACTGGTCATTGGTGGACCCACAAAGGATCTCTCCAAGGGTTAGTTCTTACTACTTCTATCCTAACTTTAAATAATACTCCTTCCTCGCACACCCTTGTCTAGTTGTCCACCATCTAAATTACGCTCCTCATCAACTTATGTTGTCGTGCATTCACACACATAAGCGCGCATGGTGCACTCGTTGGTATAAACTAAGGAGTAGAGCTGTCAAATCGGCTCATCAGTCGATTACGGATCGGGTATAATCGGATAACATAGTTGTACGAGGTCATTGTGCTTATTCAGATTGAAGAAtgcgtgattttttttttctgggtgtaacaccccaacaattcccattttctaaaataacccctttttaaatataactgtagggaattatcaaagtattatcgcccgtgtgaaaacgttacggcttattcagaattttgcagcggaaaacataaaactaacttttaggttcataaataatctattacatattaggtccaaaccaattaactgaattaaggaaatacgaatagtacgacaaatttcaaatccaagttaacaaattaaatcacttaattaaacgaatagaactacaagctctctaatcccgatcccaatgatgcatcatcttcaaacctgtagatgggcaacgcttattgatccttagagactgctcaccaaagatgggtcatcacaggatcaataaggcatagccatgatcaacacacacaaacaaagcacgtaatcagcaaagctgagtactacatactaaaacaacaacaatcctagcatgatactatcaaaccaacaaccctaacatgatactaataaatataagtaaggacagacaaaacataataatttgacgaccatactcgACTAGGCTAAGCTAGACTTAATGACAatgatattattttagttgaaatagacaatggaccgagttgtccaaccaAAAGTCTTCcccaaggaagacgaggtacgggcgcgactccgtaacctcagtgacctgcgatatcgaggaacgtttgaataaaaatagaacacggtgatcaatccggtcccagaaaaggccatgggctaccaccatgaaccccaactcctgtttgtccgtcacttcagacgtgcacagtctaaagctattgctattcggtttcactttacatgatttacaaattgagattccgttatgactcaaccattacataagacatacaattcacatttgttcacaactgtttttatcttggaattaagtaagtgatcataaaagcatcaatcaagactcattccaatttatccaacctttcctttaaccatgagcaaccctgtatatgggcataaagtttcaacttactaaacaaggtcctccgccctcataaagtagtgaaaagatagaaagggaacaacaaccaatcgatccaaaccaatcatatagaataatctagtgttcccaaccaacatgtttgtatcaatcatccatactaacatgttacagttctcatagtgcaaaataagttcaataagtttgtccaacagtattaaacatgcacattcaatataacccagttcgtccataatatcaacataaccaagttcaacaacaa
This sequence is a window from Spinacia oleracea cultivar Varoflay chromosome 1, BTI_SOV_V1, whole genome shotgun sequence. Protein-coding genes within it:
- the LOC110794521 gene encoding protein PMR5-like, with amino-acid sequence MAFSSSSSYSVFLCTILTLSLHFRPNSSALLVKLSHHYRNHHKLQSENPIVQTNQTYSCNLFVGSWVYDISYPIYQFSHCPFIDPEFNCKLYGRPDSNYLKYRWKPATCDLPRFNGVEFLERMRERTVMFVGDSLGRNQWESLICMISSALPRSSPTHIIKGDPLTTFKFLDYGVTISYYKATYLVDIDIVQGKRILKLDEISGNGNAWRGVDVLIFNTGHWWTHKGSLQGWDYMESGRMLYKDMDRLTALDQGLTTWARWVDANVDSTRTRVFFQSISPTHFNPSEWSSSAALSMTKNCYGETSPVSGMVYATDGYPAEDADKMRVVDTVLQEMSFPIYLLDITQLSAMRKDAHPSIYSGDLTPQQRANPQRSADCSHWCLPGLPDTWNQIFYTALLY